A stretch of DNA from Anaerolineae bacterium:
GCGGCGGCCAGCGCGCCCGCAGTGATCAGCGGCGGCAACGCCAGCGGCAGCCCGATCTCTACCAGTAATCGGACCGGCGCGGATAGCGGTAACAGCCGCAGCAGGTTGACCAGCAGGAAGTATGCGCCCAGCAGAAGTGCGGCCCAGGTTGTCCCGGCGATGCGGAAAGAAACGGTTGCTCCGGCCAGCACCCCGAGCGCCCCGGCCATAACCAGCTCCAGCAGCGGGCGGATCAGGCTGGTCAGCAGCCCGGCCACGATGGCCAGCCGGATGAGCAGCGGATGTTCCGCCGGGAACCACAGCGTGCCATGCAGCAGGGCAATCGGCGGTAGGCTGAGGACGGACGCCAGGTTTAGCAGCAGGTTCAGCATCGCTGCATGCCGCCAGATGCTCCCGGCGATATGGCCCAGGAGAAGCTCCCGCAAGTTGGGCGGCGTCGTGCGCAGGACCTCCAGTGTCTCATTCTGGCGCTCATCCAGAATGGTACTGGCGGCGGCCCGGCTGACGCCCAGCAGCAGCCGGGCATACAGCACAAAACCTACCGGCAGCAGGATGACCGCGGCCAGCGTCAGAGCATAGGCCGCCGCCAGAATCGGCAGCAAGGCCATCAGCATCAGCGGATGCGACAGGTTGAGCCTGGCCAGGGCAATACCGGGGAGGGAGATGAATACCAGCCCGATCTGGATCAGGAGCATGCGTAACAGCCGGGAAGCATCGGGCGTTTCGGTTGCGCCGAGGGTATGGATGTGACGGCGAACCAGTGGGTGGGTACGGCGCGCCCAGACGGGGAGGAGCGATTCAGAGGGCATAATGGCTGGCCGATCTGCCGGGGCAAGCCGCTAGTAGCAGCGGGCGACGACCGAGACGCCGCTATTGCGGGTATCGCTATGGAGCAGCGTCCAGCGCGGCGAAATCTTCAGCCACAGGAACAGCAGCCGGAAGATGCCCTGGTGGCCGACTACGCCGAAGTCTGCCCGATTTTCGGTGGTCATTGCCTCCCAGGCGCGGCGGATGCGCAGGAAGGCCTGTAACGCAGTTTCGGTGTCAGGGGTGAATGGGTTAAGCAGGCGCAACCCGGAACGCAGGTAAGCCCGCTTGAGACTCAGCCGCCGATCCGGCGGCCCCGGCAGGCGTGCCGGGAGTACTTCGTACAGATCGTCGCGGATGATCACGGGCAGATGCAGGCTTTCCGCCAGGATGCTGGCTGTCTGCCGGGTACGCAGGAGTGGGCTGCAGTACAGGCAGGCAAGCCCCCTTCCGACCAGCCGCGCTACAGTAGCCTGCA
This window harbors:
- a CDS encoding histidine phosphatase family protein gives rise to the protein MTLQTIYLIRHGEVDGNILLLDREVTVTEFNHMVDHVAHEALNARGIAQVQATVARLVGRGLACLYCSPLLRTRQTASILAESLHLPVIIRDDLYEVLPARLPGPPDRRLSLKRAYLRSGLRLLNPFTPDTETALQAFLRIRRAWEAMTTENRADFGVVGHQGIFRLLFLWLKISPRWTLLHSDTRNSGVSVVARCY